In Campylobacter sp. RM16189, a genomic segment contains:
- the fldA gene encoding flavodoxin FldA, giving the protein MIGIIFGSSMGNTEEAAKFLSENLGLENELLNVSDCDADKINGFDKLILGTSTWGSGDLQDDWDAFDFEGLELSGKTVAVFGMGDSESYSDEFCNAMGKLYDHVVKQGGKVVGSVSTDGYSFDSSDSVRDGKFVGLALDADNESDQTEPRILAWIEQIKPNFA; this is encoded by the coding sequence ATGATAGGAATAATTTTTGGAAGCAGTATGGGAAATACTGAAGAGGCGGCAAAATTTTTGTCTGAAAATTTAGGGCTTGAAAACGAGCTTTTAAATGTAAGCGATTGTGACGCAGATAAGATAAATGGCTTTGATAAGCTGATCCTTGGCACCTCTACTTGGGGAAGCGGCGACTTACAAGATGACTGGGATGCGTTTGATTTCGAAGGTCTTGAGCTTAGCGGCAAAACTGTTGCGGTATTTGGAATGGGCGACAGCGAGAGCTATAGCGACGAGTTTTGCAACGCTATGGGCAAGCTTTACGATCATGTTGTCAAACAAGGCGGAAAAGTCGTAGGTAGCGTATCAACAGATGGATATAGCTTTGATAGTTCCGATTCTGTTCGCGACGGCAAATTCGTAGGACTTGCCCTTGATGCGGATAATGAAAGCGATCAAACAGAGCCAAGAATTCTTGCTTGGATTGAGCAGATAAAACCGAATTTCGCATGA
- a CDS encoding DUF2325 domain-containing protein produces the protein MSVLVIGADEITPIKAVLRDLGADKIEHWDARNENRVNRKPIPQDTKCVVMLTSFLNHNTMKTIKTQAKKRNIPIVCAKRSVSCVFCEYCKVFGLDKEFKCKSKDC, from the coding sequence ATGTCAGTTTTAGTAATCGGAGCCGACGAGATAACGCCGATAAAAGCGGTTTTAAGAGATTTGGGCGCGGACAAGATAGAGCACTGGGACGCAAGAAACGAAAACAGAGTAAATCGCAAGCCAATCCCGCAAGATACTAAATGTGTCGTGATGCTAACGAGCTTTTTAAATCACAACACAATGAAGACCATAAAAACTCAAGCCAAAAAGCGAAATATCCCGATAGTATGCGCAAAAAGAAGCGTTAGTTGCGTATTTTGCGAATACTGCAAAGTCTTTGGACTAGACAAGGAATTCAAATGCAAATCCAAAGATTGCTAA